TAACCCCCAGGAAGCCGAAAGGGATGCTCAGGTGCGGCAGCAAGTTCTTAAGCACCTCGAACAAAAGCTCAAGATCGGTGGGCTAAAGGGCCTAATCAGTAACTCGGCTTACCGAAAGTTCCTTTCGGTTTCAAATGGTGCCGTCCAGATTGATAAAGACCGGATAAACGAAGAAGCCCGCTTTGACGGCACGTATGTACTTAGAACCAATACTGTGAATTTGCGAATTAAATTTCCCGAGATTTTCACAATCATTTAGCATTGAAATCCGTTGCAAAGTGAAAGAAATTCAAATTAATCTATCCCGGCAAGAATTATTTTGCAGATTATCACGCTAAATTGGGGAAAAAGAAAGACGACTCCAAAGAGTCGCCTTCCCAGGTTTGTCTAAAGACACCTTACTCTATACAAAACTCCCTGTTTTAAAACATAAAGAAGCTTCAGGAAAAACAACATACCAATCTTCTGCCAACTCCAACCTGCAGGGCCTGTAACGACCGCTGATTTTAATCTCCAACCCCTCACCACAATGAAGAGCATAAGCATTACCATGGGTATCTTCAAAAATCCAATTGCTAGATTCATCACGAAAATACAATATTCCCTGTTTCAAAGTCATAAGCCGGTCTCCTCCGCTGCTTTATAGACCAGCTCCTCATCAATGGTTTCGGCCTTATATTGATAACCCAAAAGCAAAGCATTAACCGCCAAGTGTTAACCAGCCTGGGCCAGCCCCTGGACCTGGAGGCAATGGCTTCCAAAGCGTTAGCGGAAAAAATCTCATGCTTGGCGTCCGCCAGCTTTAAGTGGTGATTGACATATTCTTTCACCTCATCCTTGGTTAAGGGAGCCAGCTTATAACGCATCACCACCCTCTGGGCCAGGGGTTGGTTCTGGTTGAGAGAAAGCCTGTCCATGAGATGTGGTAATCCCGATAGAATTAAGACAAAGGGATTTTCCGAGTCCATGCTGAAATTAAACAAAATCCCCAGGTCATGTAAGAACTTGTTTTGCGCCATCTGCATCTCATCCAGGATAAATACCGGCGTTATTTTCTTATGGTGAAACAAAGAATAGACAGCCTTTTGGATCTGTTGGAAGAGGTCTATTTTACGAAAACCCGGCTCTTCCCC
The Calderihabitans maritimus genome window above contains:
- a CDS encoding DUF5348 domain-containing protein; translation: MTLKQGILYFRDESSNWIFEDTHGNAYALHCGEGLEIKISGRYRPCRLELAEDWYVVFPEASLCFKTGSFV